Proteins from a genomic interval of Diaphorobacter sp. HDW4A:
- a CDS encoding endonuclease domain-containing protein, producing the protein MKYPGQPKKPPSWYRDRGQSHIEKAFSSELGDLADAIEREHWFGDANNHSRYRVDFLLKDVRLIVELDGHEYHSTKEQLEKDALRQRYLSRAGYTVVRFTGREVNRAPADCVAEVGEIYRERMQRAPAKHRVMYIDYPFFVRESTRALKLYRELYPTKDLSRASLEVFVPYAVEWLHEKSFITAFVFLPPEYAHKIEHLDGYVKEYDKGEVRINLMEDELYSLELGSHMQSFSHLFDEFFLVADDPVYVHPLRSVLPEEFAEERLGAYTLKYLANGKLLRLGNHETSFAGSDLAHVRWQDVCYAIGSSMGLSLYEL; encoded by the coding sequence ATGAAATACCCCGGTCAGCCGAAAAAACCACCTAGTTGGTATAGGGATAGAGGCCAGTCACACATAGAGAAGGCGTTTTCTAGCGAGCTAGGTGACTTGGCTGATGCTATTGAACGTGAACACTGGTTTGGCGACGCCAACAATCACAGCCGCTATCGGGTTGATTTTTTGTTGAAGGATGTCCGCTTGATAGTTGAACTGGATGGTCACGAGTACCACTCCACGAAAGAGCAACTTGAAAAAGATGCCTTGCGTCAACGTTACCTGTCCCGCGCAGGATATACAGTGGTGCGCTTCACCGGGAGAGAAGTCAACAGAGCACCTGCCGACTGCGTTGCGGAAGTTGGGGAGATCTATAGAGAACGTATGCAGCGCGCTCCTGCTAAACACCGCGTGATGTATATCGACTACCCCTTCTTTGTTCGCGAATCAACGAGGGCCCTGAAGCTCTACAGGGAACTGTATCCTACTAAAGACCTTTCGCGGGCATCCCTTGAGGTGTTTGTGCCTTATGCTGTCGAATGGCTTCACGAAAAATCGTTTATCACTGCGTTTGTATTTCTCCCGCCTGAATATGCTCATAAAATAGAGCACTTGGACGGATACGTTAAGGAGTACGATAAGGGTGAGGTGAGGATAAATCTCATGGAAGACGAGCTATATTCCTTAGAACTCGGCTCTCATATGCAAAGCTTCTCCCATTTGTTCGATGAGTTTTTCTTGGTGGCGGACGATCCTGTCTATGTGCATCCGTTACGTTCGGTTTTGCCAGAGGAATTCGCCGAGGAGCGGCTTGGGGCTTACACGCTCAAGTATCTTGCTAACGGAAAGCTCTTACGTCTAGGTAATCACGAAACGTCTTTCGCTGGTAGCGATTTGGCTCATGTCCGCTGGCAAGACGTTTGCTACGCCATTGGCTCTTCCATGGGGCTTTCGCTCTACGAACTTTAA
- a CDS encoding DUF3262 family protein yields MSLGLPQLSGTLREAFTAGSGVDSSRLKLVLTAATVSLVAAFFGWLISVTLDNYRNGRIRQEQVVEACIRLGILFSLIVWVLV; encoded by the coding sequence ATGAGCCTCGGTCTTCCCCAACTCTCCGGCACTTTGCGCGAAGCCTTCACCGCCGGCTCCGGCGTGGACTCCAGCCGCCTGAAGCTGGTGCTCACCGCAGCCACCGTGTCATTGGTCGCCGCGTTCTTTGGCTGGTTGATCTCGGTGACGCTGGACAACTACCGCAATGGCCGCATCCGGCAGGAGCAGGTGGTGGAGGCCTGCATCCGTCTTGGAATTTTGTTCTCTCTGATCGTGTGGGTGCTGGTCTGA
- a CDS encoding TIGR03750 family conjugal transfer protein → MATRKNETPEHLRLADMSSREGAAAPITDRVNVEPAILNGMTASEAKLIGLAAFVLSLLLASLLVAATGFLQCLLVTLFLPLVILWFASKYLAKIKRNRPDGYYGQAMHLWMSRRGLTSCRYLQHDGYWSLGRTLPFGLTSPFKVTSNEPPLSSPLSHSPSNLTADPS, encoded by the coding sequence ATGGCAACCAGAAAGAACGAAACGCCGGAGCATTTGCGACTGGCCGACATGTCGTCGCGCGAGGGCGCTGCTGCACCGATCACGGACCGCGTGAACGTGGAGCCCGCGATTCTCAACGGCATGACGGCGAGCGAGGCGAAGCTGATCGGCCTCGCCGCGTTCGTGCTCAGTCTTTTGCTGGCCAGTCTTCTGGTTGCCGCCACGGGCTTCTTGCAATGCTTGCTCGTCACGCTGTTCCTGCCGCTGGTCATCCTGTGGTTCGCCTCGAAGTATCTCGCAAAGATCAAGCGCAACCGGCCAGATGGCTACTACGGACAGGCGATGCATCTGTGGATGTCGCGGCGTGGACTCACCAGCTGTCGCTACCTACAGCACGACGGCTACTGGAGCCTCGGGCGCACCCTGCCCTTTGGCCTCACAAGCCCGTTCAAGGTGACGTCCAACGAGCCGCCACTCAGCTCCCCTCTTTCCCACTCCCCATCAAATCTCACGGCGGATCCCTCATGA
- a CDS encoding TIGR03749 family integrating conjugative element protein, with the protein MIKRYGLIPALACALLVTAPAAWAQQVQDLGPSIASVPADLIPANAAADNGTASTSESDGAAAQSSAATVQPSRVDQAISGAKSIRKPAQSKELTGHGTERAVFERAPVRVPLPVGAERLIALPAPAALHVPSDMDKVVRIEIIDRTIYATAKIAFTPLRVIAELIDTGQQIPLDLVADASTASARSELEVFVTEASPRSGPATQAAAQAAAQASPDAQMPEVASPDMVQLTRYAARQLYAPKRLATPTSGIQQVDVANQSLTDLFRGANVLSTPVGQWRAGPLYVTAVLVKNRARTPLEIPLEQVRGSFVAATAQHGRIGAADSETDTTAVYLVCERRFEACR; encoded by the coding sequence ATGATCAAACGATATGGTCTCATTCCGGCTCTGGCCTGCGCTTTGTTAGTGACTGCACCCGCTGCGTGGGCCCAGCAGGTTCAAGACCTTGGGCCCAGCATCGCGAGCGTGCCCGCAGATCTGATTCCTGCCAACGCTGCAGCAGACAACGGCACCGCATCCACATCTGAATCGGATGGTGCAGCCGCGCAATCATCTGCTGCCACTGTTCAGCCCAGCCGTGTGGATCAAGCGATCTCGGGTGCGAAGAGCATCCGCAAACCCGCGCAAAGCAAGGAACTCACGGGTCACGGAACGGAGCGCGCCGTGTTCGAGCGTGCGCCAGTGCGGGTGCCGCTGCCGGTGGGTGCAGAGCGTCTGATCGCCCTGCCCGCGCCCGCCGCGCTGCATGTGCCGTCGGACATGGACAAGGTGGTGCGCATTGAAATCATCGACCGCACGATCTACGCCACGGCCAAGATCGCGTTCACGCCGCTTCGCGTGATTGCGGAGCTGATCGACACGGGCCAGCAGATTCCGCTCGATCTCGTGGCCGATGCCAGCACGGCGAGCGCGCGATCCGAGCTGGAGGTCTTCGTCACCGAGGCCTCTCCGCGTTCCGGGCCCGCCACTCAAGCAGCTGCGCAAGCTGCAGCACAAGCATCGCCGGATGCACAAATGCCCGAGGTTGCGTCTCCCGACATGGTGCAGCTCACGCGCTATGCGGCGCGCCAGCTCTATGCCCCCAAGCGCCTGGCCACTCCAACGAGTGGCATCCAGCAAGTTGACGTGGCGAATCAGTCGCTGACCGACCTGTTCCGTGGCGCGAACGTTCTGTCGACTCCGGTGGGCCAATGGCGCGCGGGCCCGTTGTATGTGACGGCGGTGCTCGTCAAAAACCGTGCGCGCACGCCTCTGGAGATCCCGCTCGAGCAAGTGCGCGGCTCGTTTGTGGCGGCGACCGCGCAGCACGGGCGCATTGGCGCGGCGGACTCCGAGACGGATACCACGGCGGTCTATCTGGTGTGCGAACGCCGGTTTGAGGCGTGCCGCTGA
- a CDS encoding TIGR03752 family integrating conjugative element protein — translation MATISSNKFIPVLGVLTVAIVGAVIYMQFSGGKQSEGKPLTAIPAPTPAAQLPAASGADNDNPNETLRTVVVSNETLRKDVARIVEANDRLIEENRRLRGGKADSAETAPVSNSTGKAGTTLDGVSAQTIDPAGDSAAPSGASNKPAGNSSFDKAVRSSTDAVDTFAKAFHFDGGRTVRAPTETELANVRATSAPPPKSSVGAGSAGQLGEFSTEDSRAGEGHVTLAPMGYSAITESLPNAKSKSPAMTRYVRTSGADAYNNAMGGTASAALASQAATQAVATNANANAKATLPVPFFTVPENATLVGVTSMTSIIGRVPIDGRVTDPMQFKAIVGRDNLAANGFELPADLEGMIVTGIAVGDMALSCSEGKVRSITFVFNDGTVRTTSARSRNGSSGGSSGAAQDLGFISDEHGNPCIPGKFVTNAPSYLADLAMLKGLDVAAQSYAEAQRTISSNLQSGNTTSRVTGNMGGYAMAQAASGATDEVVRWMMSRLKSSFDAVITPSGRQLVVHIDQELQIDKLPTARKLQYRQQGGAQTARGEHHGLE, via the coding sequence ATGGCCACCATCAGCAGCAACAAGTTCATCCCGGTGCTCGGTGTGCTCACCGTGGCCATCGTGGGCGCGGTGATCTATATGCAGTTCTCGGGCGGCAAGCAGTCCGAGGGCAAACCGCTCACCGCCATACCCGCGCCCACGCCAGCGGCGCAGTTGCCTGCCGCTTCCGGCGCCGATAACGACAACCCCAACGAGACGCTGCGCACGGTCGTCGTGAGCAATGAGACGCTTCGCAAGGACGTGGCCCGCATCGTGGAGGCCAACGACCGGCTCATCGAAGAGAACCGCCGTCTTCGCGGTGGCAAGGCCGATTCTGCAGAAACTGCGCCTGTGTCGAACTCCACGGGCAAGGCTGGTACCACGCTGGACGGCGTGTCCGCACAGACCATCGACCCCGCAGGTGACAGCGCTGCGCCATCCGGTGCCAGCAACAAGCCGGCCGGCAACAGCTCGTTCGACAAGGCCGTGCGCAGCTCCACCGATGCCGTGGACACGTTTGCGAAGGCGTTTCATTTTGATGGCGGGCGCACCGTGCGGGCACCGACAGAAACGGAGCTGGCCAACGTGCGCGCGACGAGTGCGCCGCCGCCGAAGTCCAGCGTTGGTGCGGGCTCTGCGGGCCAGCTCGGGGAGTTCTCGACCGAAGATTCCCGAGCTGGTGAAGGCCACGTCACGCTGGCCCCGATGGGCTACAGCGCGATCACCGAATCCCTGCCCAACGCGAAGTCCAAGAGTCCTGCGATGACGCGCTACGTGCGTACCAGCGGCGCGGACGCCTACAACAATGCCATGGGCGGGACGGCGTCCGCCGCACTTGCATCGCAGGCCGCGACCCAGGCAGTGGCCACCAATGCCAATGCCAATGCCAAGGCGACGCTGCCCGTTCCCTTCTTCACCGTGCCGGAGAACGCCACGCTGGTCGGAGTGACCTCGATGACCAGCATCATCGGCCGCGTGCCCATCGACGGACGGGTCACCGATCCGATGCAGTTCAAGGCCATCGTGGGCCGGGACAACCTCGCGGCCAATGGTTTTGAGCTGCCTGCCGATCTGGAAGGAATGATCGTCACCGGCATCGCCGTGGGCGACATGGCGCTGTCGTGCTCCGAGGGCAAGGTGCGCTCGATCACGTTCGTGTTCAACGACGGGACGGTGCGCACCACCAGTGCCCGCAGCCGCAATGGATCATCGGGCGGATCGAGCGGCGCGGCTCAGGATCTGGGCTTTATCTCGGACGAGCATGGTAACCCCTGCATCCCGGGAAAGTTCGTCACGAACGCTCCATCCTATCTCGCCGATCTCGCGATGCTCAAGGGCCTCGATGTGGCGGCGCAGTCCTATGCGGAGGCGCAGCGCACGATCAGCAGCAACCTGCAGTCGGGCAACACCACCAGCCGCGTGACCGGGAACATGGGCGGCTACGCCATGGCGCAGGCGGCCTCCGGTGCGACCGACGAGGTCGTGCGCTGGATGATGTCCCGCCTCAAGAGCTCGTTCGATGCCGTGATCACGCCGTCGGGCCGCCAGCTCGTGGTGCACATCGACCAGGAGCTGCAGATCGACAAGCTGCCCACCGCCAGAAAACTCCAGTACCGCCAGCAAGGCGGCGCACAGACCGCACGAGGAGAACACCATGGACTTGAATAA
- a CDS encoding transglycosylase SLT domain-containing protein: protein MMQRRMLLASSALMGLAGAAGSGLAMAMDSPWWPYSADAARRIEPVITDKVIRRNAEPQVLAKAAPPKAYDEAARASNVDSWVLYGIALQESNMKLGEHTLPYPWTLCVAGSAKRYGGYEQTVQALRSFVNERGIRNVDCGVMQVNWRWHNDKLQSFERALQPLANLAVGAQILREHYERSGSWMRAAALYHTGSDADGATVARGQRYASGVFRRLGRMGLKVDELQASTGWRRYAV from the coding sequence ATGATGCAACGCCGAATGCTCCTGGCCTCTTCGGCCCTGATGGGTCTGGCAGGCGCCGCTGGATCGGGCCTCGCCATGGCGATGGACAGTCCATGGTGGCCCTACTCCGCGGATGCGGCGCGCCGCATTGAGCCGGTTATCACCGACAAGGTGATCCGCCGAAACGCGGAGCCTCAGGTTCTGGCTAAGGCTGCGCCGCCCAAGGCCTATGACGAAGCGGCTCGGGCGAGCAATGTCGACTCCTGGGTGCTCTATGGCATTGCGCTGCAGGAGTCCAACATGAAGTTGGGCGAGCACACGCTGCCCTATCCGTGGACGCTGTGCGTCGCGGGATCGGCCAAGCGCTATGGCGGGTATGAACAGACCGTGCAGGCATTGCGCAGCTTCGTGAACGAGCGCGGGATCCGCAATGTCGATTGCGGCGTGATGCAGGTGAACTGGCGTTGGCACAACGACAAGCTGCAGAGCTTTGAACGTGCGCTGCAGCCGCTGGCCAATCTGGCGGTGGGCGCGCAGATCCTGCGTGAGCACTACGAGCGATCGGGCTCGTGGATGCGTGCAGCCGCGCTGTATCACACGGGCTCGGATGCGGATGGTGCCACCGTGGCGCGCGGTCAGCGTTATGCGAGCGGCGTGTTCCGGCGATTGGGGCGCATGGGTCTCAAGGTGGACGAGCTTCAGGCGTCGACGGGCTGGAGGCGGTATGCGGTTTAG
- the traD gene encoding type IV conjugative transfer system coupling protein TraD, whose product MKNDSVLEALLRPPIEIWSAAASWGVALIAVAAPWALMMPPVIGWVAGLLAGYFGWMRFRQALRVMRYQHALKYYKVTRMLPTRMPVGPGELYLGEGFEWTQTHTQRKRDALQPQARPFVKPSPRETLLRDWGANLIKLSQAPETCTPMVKAMADLAREDRWFNPFHPHPDLGGSPIMHGVGSLDEGPVSMRQASRNGHMLVLGTTRVGKTRLLEMLATQDIHAGHVTIVIDPKGDADLMLRMYAECARAGRLEQFHMFHLGYPDVSARYNGIGNFGRITEVATRATNALPSSGNSAAFKEFSWRFTNIVAQAQVALGRVPTYESLLKDVTGIDGLLQDYARMMFAQQAEQGRLVNWKERLATLEAQLGDRKTAPPVPRALNDRPADLVAIFLLIKESKITDTVLNGLAAAFSYERSFYEKIIASLGPFLEKLTTGAVGKLISPDYYDESDQRPIFDWMSVIRQGGVVYVGLDALSDAVVSSAVGNSMLADLVSVGGKLYKSGLDPHSTDSKLQLPTVCCHFDEVNEIAGPEFVPMVNKLGGSGFRITAYTQSLFDIEAKVGDKAKAGQILDNFNHLVMLRVRSLTTAKVLTEQVPEVDVVHLTPMSGVTDTAAQGTGVDFTSRNDDVWSVTKVPLIQPADVLELPQGQAFALLEGNRRFKLRIPLADSANDPFVPESLQKVAAEMKARYRTSEQWARETDWFSDDWLRGQPLGAAGAGLINTELADSDADGSDDAGRDSSSTTLSADMVGFIARSHA is encoded by the coding sequence ATGAAGAACGATTCCGTCCTCGAGGCGCTGCTGCGCCCGCCCATCGAGATCTGGAGCGCGGCGGCGAGCTGGGGCGTGGCGCTGATTGCCGTTGCCGCGCCTTGGGCGCTCATGATGCCGCCGGTCATCGGCTGGGTGGCGGGCTTGCTCGCCGGGTACTTTGGGTGGATGCGGTTTCGGCAGGCGCTTCGGGTCATGCGTTATCAGCACGCCCTCAAGTACTACAAGGTCACCAGGATGCTGCCCACGCGCATGCCCGTGGGCCCGGGGGAACTGTATCTGGGCGAAGGTTTTGAGTGGACGCAGACGCACACCCAGCGCAAGCGTGATGCCCTGCAGCCGCAGGCGCGGCCCTTCGTCAAACCTTCGCCGCGGGAGACGCTTTTGCGGGACTGGGGTGCGAACCTCATCAAGCTGTCGCAGGCACCCGAGACCTGCACGCCCATGGTCAAGGCCATGGCCGATCTGGCGCGGGAAGACCGCTGGTTCAACCCGTTCCATCCGCATCCCGATCTGGGCGGATCGCCCATCATGCACGGGGTCGGCAGTCTGGACGAGGGCCCGGTGTCGATGCGCCAGGCGTCTCGCAACGGCCACATGCTGGTGCTGGGCACCACGCGGGTGGGCAAGACGCGGCTCCTCGAGATGCTCGCTACGCAGGACATCCATGCCGGTCACGTCACCATCGTGATCGACCCCAAGGGCGATGCGGACCTGATGCTGCGGATGTACGCCGAGTGCGCCCGCGCCGGACGGCTGGAGCAGTTCCACATGTTCCATCTGGGCTACCCGGACGTCTCGGCGCGCTACAACGGCATCGGCAACTTCGGGCGGATCACCGAAGTGGCAACGCGGGCGACGAACGCGTTGCCCAGCTCCGGCAACTCGGCCGCGTTCAAGGAATTCTCCTGGCGCTTCACCAATATCGTGGCCCAGGCCCAGGTGGCGCTTGGCCGGGTGCCGACCTACGAGTCGCTGCTCAAGGATGTGACCGGCATTGACGGATTGCTCCAGGACTACGCCCGCATGATGTTCGCGCAGCAGGCAGAGCAAGGCCGGCTCGTGAACTGGAAAGAGCGTCTGGCCACGCTGGAGGCACAGCTCGGCGACCGGAAGACCGCGCCGCCGGTGCCTCGGGCGCTCAACGACCGGCCCGCCGATCTGGTGGCGATCTTTCTGCTGATCAAGGAAAGCAAGATCACGGACACGGTGCTCAACGGTCTGGCGGCGGCCTTCAGCTACGAGCGTTCCTTCTACGAAAAAATCATCGCCTCGCTCGGCCCTTTTCTGGAGAAGCTCACCACCGGAGCGGTCGGCAAGCTGATCTCGCCCGACTACTACGACGAGAGCGACCAGCGTCCGATCTTTGACTGGATGAGCGTGATCCGTCAGGGCGGTGTGGTCTATGTAGGTCTCGATGCGCTGTCGGATGCGGTGGTCTCGTCAGCGGTGGGCAACTCCATGCTGGCGGATCTGGTGAGCGTGGGCGGCAAGCTCTACAAGAGCGGGCTGGATCCACATTCGACCGACAGCAAGCTCCAACTGCCCACGGTGTGCTGCCACTTCGATGAGGTCAACGAAATCGCAGGCCCGGAGTTTGTGCCGATGGTCAACAAGCTCGGCGGCTCGGGCTTCCGGATCACGGCGTATACGCAGTCGCTGTTCGACATAGAGGCCAAGGTCGGAGACAAGGCCAAGGCGGGCCAGATTCTGGACAACTTCAACCATCTGGTGATGCTGCGTGTGCGCAGTCTGACCACGGCCAAGGTCTTGACTGAGCAAGTGCCCGAGGTCGACGTGGTGCATCTTACCCCCATGTCTGGCGTGACGGACACGGCCGCCCAAGGCACGGGCGTGGACTTCACGAGCCGCAACGACGATGTGTGGAGCGTCACCAAGGTGCCGCTGATCCAGCCGGCCGATGTGCTCGAGCTGCCGCAGGGGCAAGCCTTCGCGCTGCTGGAGGGCAATCGCCGATTCAAGCTGCGCATCCCGCTGGCGGATTCGGCCAACGATCCGTTTGTGCCCGAATCGCTGCAGAAGGTGGCCGCCGAGATGAAGGCGCGGTATCGCACGAGCGAGCAATGGGCCAGGGAGACGGACTGGTTCAGCGACGACTGGCTGCGCGGACAGCCACTGGGTGCGGCGGGGGCGGGTCTCATCAATACGGAGTTGGCGGACAGCGATGCGGACGGCAGTGACGATGCCGGACGCGACAGTTCCTCCACCACGCTGAGCGCTGACATGGTCGGCTTCATCGCCAGGAGCCACGCATGA
- a CDS encoding DUF2859 domain-containing protein: MRFSSPTYHTARRPAVHRIAAVLGCAIQCTAAYAGTEDTVPAAPYYSAIVQGDGQEGVLHGVRFPLRPALLRPGVLPSEGIPVFGGKWMTQSLALVGDDAASRQWLALHLERLLSLGTAVIVVAAASEGQFKELQRQVAGLAIAPDTGVWLQQRLATAGAGVYPLFIGVDGLARQHIFSLGSASAPPQTSPSEAHP; the protein is encoded by the coding sequence ATGCGGTTTAGTTCACCCACGTACCACACGGCACGTCGTCCTGCAGTTCACCGGATTGCCGCCGTATTGGGTTGTGCAATCCAGTGCACCGCTGCTTATGCGGGCACCGAAGACACCGTGCCCGCTGCCCCTTACTACTCGGCCATCGTGCAGGGCGACGGGCAGGAAGGTGTGCTCCATGGAGTGCGTTTCCCATTGCGCCCCGCCCTGCTTCGTCCGGGAGTTTTGCCATCGGAGGGCATCCCGGTCTTTGGCGGCAAATGGATGACCCAGAGCCTTGCATTGGTGGGGGACGACGCCGCTTCTCGCCAGTGGCTTGCCCTGCATCTGGAGCGCCTGCTTTCGCTCGGCACCGCCGTAATTGTGGTGGCGGCGGCATCTGAGGGGCAATTCAAGGAGCTGCAGCGGCAAGTCGCCGGGCTTGCCATCGCACCTGATACGGGAGTATGGCTCCAGCAGCGCTTGGCTACGGCGGGTGCGGGGGTCTATCCCCTCTTCATCGGGGTGGATGGCCTCGCTCGCCAGCACATCTTCTCGCTTGGCTCAGCCTCCGCGCCGCCACAAACCTCGCCCTCGGAGGCACACCCATGA
- a CDS encoding DUF2976 domain-containing protein: protein MEFLLKQRLQGAKTRLLGAREFAAKALLLPAVMVMSSPVMAALPTMTTPTAGIGGETVAEGDWLGAVGAWWKKGITILALIFVGYFFLKVVMGAIGKWGQYAKGQADIADLKEYVISGTVLAVALVLLASYAMKTLE from the coding sequence ATGGAATTTCTTCTCAAACAACGACTGCAGGGGGCCAAGACCCGATTGCTGGGCGCGAGGGAGTTTGCGGCCAAGGCGCTGCTGCTGCCTGCCGTGATGGTGATGAGCTCACCCGTCATGGCGGCGCTGCCCACCATGACGACACCCACGGCGGGCATCGGCGGCGAGACGGTGGCCGAGGGCGACTGGCTCGGCGCTGTGGGGGCCTGGTGGAAGAAAGGCATCACGATTCTGGCGCTGATCTTCGTGGGCTACTTCTTCCTCAAAGTGGTGATGGGCGCCATCGGCAAGTGGGGCCAGTACGCCAAGGGTCAGGCGGACATTGCTGACCTGAAGGAATACGTCATCTCCGGCACGGTGCTCGCCGTCGCGCTGGTGCTGCTCGCCTCCTACGCCATGAAAACGCTGGAATAA
- a CDS encoding DUF4400 domain-containing protein, producing the protein MTQAPARPIRPPTRGPVLLAFELVMGLVMVSLSSVVLGVVIEIVGTYTIWKTTDAQGDEQQSAQHARGIVEEDLAYIAAAPKSLLVRDTVAFSQRMTHWIALPYRRFGLLQWYSNVHSNASESAPAAPGQKSLTGSLRETSVDIGKVASTWMLMSMYVAMDVALRLSIALFALPAFVLACLLGAVDGLVRRDLRRWSGGRESSFVYHHAKRYTAWSLSGGFGLYLMWPFGGFNPAYMVLVFTVLVAATLSTTIAAFKKYV; encoded by the coding sequence ATGACGCAAGCTCCTGCACGTCCCATCAGGCCACCCACACGCGGGCCGGTATTGCTCGCGTTCGAGCTGGTCATGGGCCTGGTGATGGTGTCGCTTTCCTCGGTGGTGCTCGGCGTGGTCATCGAGATCGTGGGGACGTACACGATCTGGAAAACCACCGATGCACAGGGCGACGAACAGCAAAGCGCCCAGCATGCGCGTGGCATCGTCGAAGAGGATCTGGCGTATATCGCAGCGGCCCCGAAGAGTCTGTTGGTCAGAGATACGGTGGCCTTCAGTCAACGTATGACGCACTGGATCGCGCTGCCTTATCGCCGATTCGGGCTGCTGCAGTGGTACTCCAACGTGCATTCGAATGCGAGCGAGAGCGCGCCAGCCGCGCCGGGACAGAAGTCGCTGACCGGCTCGCTGCGTGAGACCTCCGTGGACATCGGCAAGGTGGCGAGCACCTGGATGCTGATGTCGATGTATGTCGCGATGGACGTGGCGCTGCGGCTGTCGATTGCGCTTTTTGCCCTGCCCGCCTTTGTTCTGGCGTGTCTGTTGGGGGCCGTCGACGGGCTCGTGCGCCGGGACCTGCGCCGCTGGAGCGGCGGGCGCGAGTCCTCGTTTGTCTACCACCACGCCAAGCGCTACACGGCCTGGTCGCTGTCGGGCGGATTCGGGCTCTACCTGATGTGGCCGTTCGGCGGCTTCAACCCAGCCTACATGGTGCTGGTCTTCACGGTGCTCGTGGCGGCCACGCTTTCCACCACGATTGCCGCATTCAAGAAATACGTCTGA
- a CDS encoding PFL_4703 family integrating conjugative element protein, which produces MSKVYLDALATARSANESMRTAMAIIAVIGIGGIFVAARTPKHIEVHLAPHIQGGDVISAVDGESDVPPVNVYGFAYYIWQQLNRWQADGAADYGKQIYLYQSYITSSCRSQLENDLQVRSGGGELRGRTRIMSEIPAFGYAPNRVIAEGTSAWTVLLDMQIQEAYKGQPVKDVFIRYPIRVVRYDVDRERNPWRLAIDCYGGNRPGRLAAAEVTAVQKGQQKPSLPASVVPATLPGAAAQAPVTAASATQSTASTPQ; this is translated from the coding sequence ATGAGCAAGGTCTATCTGGACGCCCTCGCGACCGCGCGGTCGGCCAATGAGTCGATGCGCACGGCCATGGCCATCATTGCCGTGATCGGCATCGGCGGCATCTTCGTGGCGGCGCGCACGCCCAAACACATCGAGGTGCATCTGGCGCCGCACATTCAGGGCGGGGACGTGATATCCGCCGTGGACGGCGAATCGGACGTGCCCCCCGTGAACGTGTACGGCTTTGCCTACTACATCTGGCAGCAGCTCAACCGCTGGCAGGCCGATGGAGCCGCCGACTACGGCAAGCAGATTTATCTCTACCAGTCGTACATCACCTCGTCGTGCCGCTCCCAGCTGGAAAACGACCTGCAAGTGCGCAGCGGCGGCGGCGAGCTGCGCGGGCGCACCCGCATCATGAGCGAGATCCCCGCGTTTGGATACGCACCGAATCGCGTGATCGCTGAGGGCACGAGCGCCTGGACGGTGCTGCTGGACATGCAGATCCAGGAGGCCTACAAGGGCCAGCCGGTGAAGGACGTGTTCATCCGCTATCCCATCCGCGTGGTGCGCTACGACGTGGACCGCGAGCGCAATCCGTGGCGACTGGCGATTGACTGCTACGGCGGCAACCGGCCAGGGCGCCTTGCGGCGGCTGAGGTGACTGCCGTGCAAAAGGGCCAACAAAAGCCAAGCCTGCCCGCATCGGTGGTGCCCGCGACGCTGCCCGGGGCGGCTGCGCAGGCGCCGGTGACAGCGGCTAGTGCAACCCAATCCACAGCGAGTACTCCGCAATGA
- a CDS encoding RAQPRD family integrative conjugative element protein, translating into MEHKTTVPLTPSPRIRKAWMLALLISASAIAGVAHAGDEESERANLARIENELAQVQQMVAAASKDAPANARVNFRYEWLMNDLDIMRRGISQHLAAPRQARAVEPLRGDYRQ; encoded by the coding sequence ATGGAACACAAGACAACGGTGCCCTTAACGCCATCGCCCCGCATCCGCAAGGCATGGATGTTGGCGTTGCTCATAAGCGCTTCGGCCATTGCGGGCGTGGCCCATGCAGGCGATGAAGAAAGCGAACGCGCCAACCTCGCCCGTATCGAGAACGAGCTCGCGCAGGTCCAGCAGATGGTGGCCGCAGCCTCCAAAGATGCGCCCGCCAATGCGCGGGTGAACTTCCGCTACGAGTGGCTCATGAACGATCTGGACATCATGCGCCGGGGTATCAGCCAGCACCTGGCCGCGCCGCGCCAGGCGCGTGCCGTGGAGCCGCTGCGCGGTGACTACCGCCAGTAA